CCGCGCCTTTTCCAGCGCCTCCGTTACGATTGTTGGAGATCATCTGAGAATAATGGCTGGTCCAACTGATTCAAACTCCCGTGTGACTTTTGCTGTAACAGCTGAAGACTCAACATCTGCCGGCGAGCTACAACTTGAAACAGCACAGACTAACGTTCAAACATATGCATTAGGCAGCAAAGTAATAGCCGGTACAGCCCAAGGTGGCGGAACGCCTGGAGACAATGGCACGCTCCCCAACGGCACTGCACTGCGTGGCCGGCGCAGTGACAAATCCGGCATTTACGCCCTGGAAGATGTGGACCTCTTTAACCTGCTTTGTATCCCCCGTGCATCAGTGGTTGGTGATGATGCGCTTTCCGCAGATGAGGCCTTTGCAGTGCAACGGGCCGCCATTGATTATTGCGAAGAGCGCAGGGCTTTTTTCCTTATGGATACACCCACCGGCAGAGATGAGGTGCAGGAGATAAAAGAGTGGCTCGAAGAGAATGCCGGCCTGCGCCACAAAAACGCAGCATTGTACTTTCCCCGCATTGAGATCCCTGATCCGCTCAACGGGTTCAGGCTTCGCTCCGTGGGGGCCTGTGGTACCATTGCCGGGCTCTACGCCCGTACCGACAGTACCCGCGGGGTATGGAAAGCGCCGGCCGGAACCGAGGCCACACTGAAAAACGCCAAGCAGCTGGAATATTGCCTGACGGACCGGCAAAACGGCACACTCAATCCCCTGGCCATCAACTGCCTGCGCAACTTCCCTGTCTACGGCCCAGTGTGCTGGGGCGCAAGAACCCTTGACGGCAGTGACCAGCAGGCATCGGAATGGAAGTATGTACCCATCAGGCGGTTGGCCCTGTTTATCGAAGAGAGCCTTTTTCGCGGCACACAGTGGGTGGTCTTCGAGCCCAACGACGAACCGTTGTGGGCACAGATTCGTTTGAACATCGGCGCGTTTATGCATGACCTGTTCCGTCAAGGCGCCTTCCAGGGCAAAGCCCCCCGGGAGGCCTATTTCGTTAAATGCGACAAGGAGACTAACCCCCAGAGCGATATCAACAAAGGCATTGTCAATATCCTTGTGGGCTTTGCCCCACTCAAACCGGCAGAATTCGTGATGATCAGCATCCAGCAGATTGCCGGACAGATCGAGGTATAAGGAATCGAGGTATAAGGAGAAGGTTATGGCCCAATTCAGTGTCAATGCGGATCGATTCGACCCGTACAAAAATTTCAAGTTTCGCGTCAAGTGGGATGGAAAATATGTGGCCGGCGTCAGCAAAGTCGGTGCCTTGAAACGGACCACCGAAGTGGTGGAACATCGCGAAGGAGGCGACCCCAGCAGCAGCCGGAAATCACCGGGCCGGAGCAAATATGAGGCCATTACCCTGGAGCGTGGCGTGACCCACGACAAGGAGTTTGAACAGTGGGCCAACAAGATCTGGAATTATGGATCCGGACTGGGGGCCGAGGTCTCTTTGAAGGATTTTCGTAAGGACATCATCATTGAGCTGTACAATGAGGCTGGTCAACTCGTCATGAGCTATAAGGTTTATCGGTGCTGGGCCTCCGAATATCAGGCCCTGCCCGATTTGGATGCCAATGCCAACGCCGTGGCCATCCAGACCCTTAAATTAGAAAACGAGGGCTGGGAACGTGACTATGAGGTTGCAGAACCGGCTGAGGAAAGCTATACGGAGCCCCAATAAGCCATGTCTGCATTGTCTGGACATGAACTTTTCCGGATATGGGAAGCGGGCCGGAGCATCCCCCCCTATCACCGGGCCCTGCTGCTTGTTGCCGCCGGAGAGAATACAACCGTGGAAGATATTGCCGCGCTGCCTGTCGGTATGCGTGACACAAGGCTCCTGGCACTCCGGGAAGGGATCTTTGGCCCCAAGATGCGCTGTCTGGCCGATTGCCCTGCCTGCCGGGAAATGCTGGAGTTCAGCATAAACACCACCGAACTGCGGGCCTCGGCCGGCGATTTGCCTTCGGAAGCGCTGCAACTGGAGATGGACGGCTACACCGTGGAGTTTCGTGTGCCCACCAGCCGCGATCTCATCTCCCTGTATGATCAAGAAAAAAGTCAAAAAAGAAATAGCCGAACGTTGCAGCACCAATTGCTGCAGCGCTGCCTGTTAAGTGCCGGGTGCGGCAGCGGCCAGATCCCTTTTGAGAATTTGCCAAGCCAGGTGTGCGAGGCGGTCATTGCCCGGATCGAAGCAGCTGATCCCAACGCGGACATTCAGCTGGCGCTGAGCTGCCCGGCCTGTGCGCACCGCTGGCAGGCCCTGTTTGACATTGTTTCCTACTTTTGGAATGAAATCCATAATTGGGCCCTCGGTCTTGTAAGAGATGTGCATGTCCTGGCCTCAACCTACGGCTGGCACGAAGCCGATATCCTGGCCATGAGTCCGTTTCGCCGCAACCTCTATCTGGAGTTGATTGGAACGTGAGCAATTTTTTCACCCATCTTATCAGCCGCAGTTTTGGGCACGAACAAGCAGCGCCGGTGGTGCGCCCATGCCCCCCCAGCCTGTTCGAATCCCGGCCAACCCAAGACATAGGGCTGTTTCTTGATGCTGAGCAGCCTGATTTTTTAAAACAAACACTCACAACAGACAGCTACGGCGCTTCATCTCCCCCACCGGTAAGCCATCGTCCCTCTGCGCCCCCTGTGAAACGAGATACCAGATCCCAAAGGTTAAACACGTTTAAGTATTTACCACATGATAACGACCATGCCGCCGATACCATGGCAGGCAAAACCGTATCCACGGAATCAAAAGCAAAAGCGGTTATAGCAGCCCCAACACCAAGTTCTCCAAAACAAGCAACACAGCCAATGCGGCTACCTGCTGCGCCCGCTGCTGAAGTGGACAGGCAGCGGCCCCCGGCAGCAGACAAGCTTGAAGGACAATCTATACCCAAAACATCAGAGTTTCCCCCGGCCCCCGATTTGCCGAAAACGAAGCTACCCCCAGCCATGGATGCCCCAGATGCTGAGGTGAAACCGGAATGGACGCCAAATAGACCGAGACAATTTCCTCGCAAATTTCCAAGGGAACACAAAACGATTCAGATGCCGGGCAGTTCCCATCCGTTGTCGGCACCTTCCGAGCCGGCCCAGCCCACCATCCAGGTCACCATCGGCCGGGTTGAGGTGCGGGCAGTGACACCACCCGCCCCACCGGCAAAGCCCCCAAGACCGGCACCCGCGCCTTCACTGGCCTTGGACGATTACCTCAAGCAGCGCCGGGAGGGCAGACGATGAGTAACCATTTGGCCATAGCAACGGTTACGACTGCACTATCCCAGCTCATTGACAATGCGGCCAATGCGCCCGACGGAGTCAGCGGTGTTAACGTGGAAACCGGCCGCCCCAATACATCTACCATTTCAGGCAACAATATCTATCTCTTTCTTTATCAGGTGGTACCCAATGGGACGATGCGCAACAATCAGCTTCCCACACGCTCAGCCAACGGACGGCTGGTGCAACGCCCCACAGTGGCACTGGACCTTCATTACCTGATCGCCTTTCACTGCAGTACGGAACTGGTGGGACAAATGATGCTCGGTGCCGTGGTCCGCGACCTGAACGCCACCCCGGTACTTACAAAAGGAATGATTGAGGATGCAGCCACCAGTCTCAATACTACGTTCCAGGTCGAATCAAACCTGGCAGAATCGGTGGAGCAGGTAAAATTCACCCCCATTCCTATCTCTTTGGAAGAGCTGTCCAAACTCTGGTCCATCTTTTTTCAAACCCCCTATGCCCTCTCCGTAGCTTACCAGGCATCGGTGGTTCTGATCGAAGCCGAGGAAAAACCCAGACCGTCCCTGCCGGTTTTGCAGCGGGGCAAGAGTGATCAAGGCGTTGATCTGTTGCTTGGCCCCTTTCCCCTGTTGCAAACGGCCTATTACGGCATGAAGGAGGATGTGCTACTGACCGTGCGTCCCCCTTCATTTCCTGCTGCGCAATTGGGCCGCGCCGTGATCCTTTCGGGCCGGAACCTCAAGGGGACGGATATCTTCCTGCGGTTTCGCCACTCACGGTCTGACCTGCGCAACAGTCAGGATAAAGCACTAATCAATGAAATCCCGATAACGGCTGAAAATCAATCTCCCACGGAACTCAAGGTCTTGCTGCCCGAACCGGATACCACCAATACAGCACAAACAGACTGGGCACCAGGCGTCTATACGGCAACCCTTGTCAAACCCTCGTCAACAGGGGAACGTGACATCACCAGCAATGGCCTGCCCATCGCCCTTGCGCCCACCATTACCAATATTGAGGTGCAGTCAGCCACCATTATTACCACCTGCCAACCTCGGGTACACAACGGGCAGCAGGTAGTTCTGCTTTTGGCCGATAAGGAAATTGAGGGAAAAATCGATACAACAGATGCGGACAAAGTGGTTTTCAATACCTCTGGGCTCCCATCGATGCAGGGGGAACAGGTCCGTCTACGGGTGGACGGCATTGAGAGTATGCCCTTCAAACGGGCGGATACGCCGCCTCCGCTATTCGAATTTGACTCAAAGCAAAGGGTGCCCCTATCATGAGCGATCCGGCACAGTGGCAGGCAAACAATGACCGCTACCTTGGCGCGGCCTTGCATTGGCTGCGGCTGGCGTTGTTGCAGATGGCCAGGCAAAATGCCGCCGAGCCGTCCATGGAGGCGAGCCACCTTGGGTTAGCGCGGGAAAAAGAGAGAAACGAGGAGATAGCCAAGGCTGCGGCAATCATGACGGAAGCAGCGTCCGCAGCGCCGCCGCCGGCCCTGATAATTCTTGCCCGGCGTATGGGGCTTTCCACCTTTGAACAGGAGATGCTGCTCCTCTGTGCGGCCATGGAGTTCGACACCCGCATCCCCGGACTCTGCGCCCAGGCCCAGGGGGATGCAGCCAAACCATACCCCACCTTTGCCCTGGCCCTGGCCCTTTTTGACCAGCCGGGCTGGGAGGCGCTCTCCCCCGAGCGCCCCTTGCGCTACTGGCGATTGATCGAAATCAGTCAACCGCCGGCCACCCCGCTTATCCAGAGCGTGCTGCGAGCCGATGAACGAATCGTACATTACCTTAAGGGATTGAACCAGCTGGATGATCGGTTGACCGTGTATCTGAGTCCTTTTGCTCTGTCCGGGGAAGAGATGAGCTTCCTGTCCGAAGCCCAGCAGGCCACGGTCGAATCCATGGTATTCGCATTCAAGGCAGGGGCAACATTAGGGCGACCACCGGTGTTGCAACTGCTGGGTATGGATGGACTGTCAAAACAGCAGGTGGCCCTCCAGCTCTTCTCCCGGGTGGGGGTGCAGGGATTGCGGCTCCCCGGGGAACTGCTGCCCGCCAATGCAGGCGAACTGGAGAGCCTGGCCCGGCTCTGGCAGCGGGAAGGGATGCTGCTGCCCCTGGCTCTGTATCTCGATGCCCAGGAACTGGATGAAGGCCAAGGGTCAGCCGAGACCCCGCTGCACTTGGGCCGGTTCATTGAACGCTGCGGGCTCCCGGTTCTGATGGCAACCCGGGAACCCCGTGCCGGCCTGGGCATTGACGCTCCATCTTTTGTCATCGAAAAGCCCCTGCCCATGGAACAGGCGGCTGTATGGGAGACCGTGCTCAATGGAGAGGCAGGCGCCCTTCCCCAACAGCTGGCCGGCCAGTTCAATCTCAACCTGCCCGCCATCCACCAGATCGCTTCAGCTATTAATCTGAACAGCCAGAATCCCACATCCCAGGCTGAGCGGCTCTGGCAGGCCTGCCTCTGCCGCACCCGGCCAACCCTGGACAGGCTGGCCCAGCGCATTGAGTGCAAGGCCGACTGGAACCAGCTGGTGCTGCCCGAAGAGGCGTATAAGCGATTGCAGGAAATCGCGGCCCAGGTACGGCAGCGCAGTCAGGTCTATGATGGCTGGGGTTTTCGCCGCCGGATGAGCCGCGGCCTGGGCATCAGCGCCCTCTTTGCCGGGGAGAGTGGTACGGGCAAGACCATGGCCGCAGAGGTGCTGGCAGGCGAACTGCAGCTGGACCTCTACCGTATCGATCTGTCCGCCGTGGTAAGCAAATATATCGGCGAGACCGAAAAGAACCTGCGCCGGATCTTTGATGCGGCCGAGGACGGCGGCGTAATCCTGCTCTTTGATGAGGCCGATGCCCTGTTCGGCAAGCGCAGCGAGGTTAGAGACAGCCACGACCGCTACGCCAATATTGAGGTCAACTACCTGCTGCAGCGCATGGAGGCCTTTGGCGGTCTGGCCATCCTGGCCACCAACCTGAAAAGCGCCCTGGACCAGGCATTTCTCCGCCGCCTGCGGTTTATCGTTTCCTTTACCTTCCCCGGCAAGGTCGAACGCAGACAAATCTGGCAGCGCATCTTTCCCGAAAACGATGCGCACGACCAGCCGGGAACACCGCTGGACAAAATAGACTATGACCACCTGGCCCGCTTCAACCTTACTGGCGGCAGCATCCAAAATGTGGCCCTGAACAGTGCCTTTCTCGCAGCCCAGACCGGCACCCCGGTGACCATGCCGCTATTGTTTGAGGCGGTGCGCACAGAATTCCGCAAACTGGAAAAACCGGTCAATGAGCGGGATTTCCGTCCCGAACCGACAGACGGAGGAATCAGATGAATATCAACCTGCATATCGAACGTCTGGTACTGGACGGGCTGGCACTCGGCCCAGGCCAAGGGCGCAAAGTGCAGGCAGCAGTGGAGGCCGAGATTTCCCGTATGCTGCAGGCGGGGGGAATTGCCGCAGGGATACAGCAAGGTGGAGAGATAGCAAATATCAGGACAAAACCGCTGAATATCAATGACAAGGCAGCGCCTCACACCCTGGGAGTTCAGATCGCACAGTCGGTCTACGGAGGGATTGGCAAATGAAACAGATGATGACTCAGGCTAAAAAGATACCCGATTCATTGTGGTCAGGAGGTGTTCTCCAGCATGCTGCTGTGCAACCCCTGTTCAACCATGAGCCACCCCTGTCGACCTATTCATCAACACTGCCACAGCTTCAGGCGAAGCTAAAGATTGGGGAGCCGAATGATCAGTACGAACAGGAGGCTGATCGGATAGCGAACCAGGTGATGCGGATGCCGGAACAAGAGAATCCTCTTCTGCTCCAATGTCACAGCAAAACTCATTTCATTCAAAAACAAGATGATAACACTGTAAATCAAAACAAAGAACAACAGTATCATTCAAAGCTTTCTCTCCAACCCCCTCAGCCAGATATTTTAAGCCTAAAAAAACCATTTTTTGAACGTCAAGTGTATAGTCTCTGGAACGTGGAAGATGCAATAGAGGTATGGGAATATAGCTTCGATTTCTTGAAACGATTGGGGCTTAATGATATATTGGCAGGAAAAGCATCAAACCTTTTAGCTCCTTTTGCAATTGATGCACAGCTAAAAATTAACAATCCCACATGGTGGGAAATAACAGACCAAGAGCTTCAGACAACTTCACTACTACTTCCGATTCCTCTTTTTGATTTTTACCCCTATTTTAACAATTGGAGACTACTGCCAGCTCTTCAAGATGAACCACAGGTGCAACGGAAGGCATGTCCAAGACCAAAAAATGATGCAAAAATAGGACAAAGTAGAACTGAAACTCATACAGAAAATGCGCAGAAGGTAGCCCCTAATATAATTCAGGATGTGTTGTCCTCTCCGGGGCAACCACTGGATGAAGCCACGCGCAGCTTTATGGAACCAAGGTTAGGTCATGATTTCAGTCAGGTACGGGTGCATACGGACAGTAAAGCGGCGAAATCGGCGCAGGCATTGAATGCGAAGGCGTATACGGTGGGGCAAAATGTGATATTTGGTGAGGGGCAGTATGTGCCGGATAGCGAAGAAGGACGGAGGCTTGTGGCGCATGAATTGGTGCATGTGGGGCAGCAATGTTTTAAAAATAATACGAGTTCTGTAGTCACGGAAAAACTTCAACGAAGAAAAGACGACAAAAAAACTCCAAGGATGAACATAGGCCCATTTTACTTAAACTCATACAGCAAAGAGGTTAGCAAAGAAAACGTCGCCGCCATAGTTAACGCACATCTAATCGACTATAGAGAGCAGGTCAAGAGTGGTGTCAGGGGCTGGTCTGCACCCAAGGAAAAACAAAGTGACGTTTGGTTTTGTATTGCACTTGCCGGTAATCTCGTCTGGGCAGCGACGAGTTTTGTGAACCCGATGGCAAGCGGAGCTATCAAAGCCATGTCCATGATTGGGGCAGCGATCGGCTCGGGCACATTGGAAAAAGCGATGAAGGGCGAAGCCAAGGTGGCGGCAATTAAACCTAAACTTATCAAACAGGTATCAACGTACGTCGATAATTTGAAACGAGATATCACGAGTATTGTGAATAAAATATATGCCTATTACGAGAATAGGGATTTAGAGAGTTCTAATGCAGGTTGGATGGATGCAAACCAAAAAACACAAGAACGGCGTGAGGCCGCCTGGAAGATAATTTTTGACAACCAAGTTGCCCCTTGGGGTAGTTCGACTGCTATTATCACCAATACAACAAACGATATTACAATTATCTGGAGTCACTTTGAACGTCTTTATAAACTGACTATTTTATCCATTTACGGGTATCCACGATATAGCGGTCGTGAACTCATGCGTGAAATAGATAAAATCTTCTATATATCGATAGTCCAGTCTGGTGTTGCTGACAGAAGCATTGCAGTTAAAAAAAGCACTGCAATTAAGAATGATTGGGAATACAAAGTATACGAATTTCCACCGCCTCAAAAAGACATGGACGGAGCGAAAGTCAACATTCCTACAGGAAGGAGAATTATACCGATTGAACTTAAATGAGTTATTTTCATATTGCAGGACATGCCCGCTAAGTTATTGAACGGTACAGACACTTTCAGCCATCGGAGGTGAAAACATACATGTCTTTTATTAAGCTGAGTACTATCGAGTACAGGGATAGCAACTGAAAGAGAAATGGCAGAGATGATTACCTACCCCAACACGCCAAAACTCCTAAAAGGCGGCATAATCCTGCTCAACCCGACCACCGGCATCATGCTGCCCAACGGTCTCATTTCGCTGCAGTATAACCCGGATACTATCAGCCGCACCCTACAGACCCAAGGGGCTGGTGGTGAAGGCGGTGACCGTTCCGAAGCCTTGCGGATCAAAGGGCCGCCGGTGGAGACCATCAAACTCGAGGCGGAACTCGACGCCACCGACCAGCTGGAGGCGTCCGATGGTAAAGCCGTGGAGGTGGGGCTGCACCCCCAGCTGGCCCGGCTGGAGCTACTCCTTTATCCCAGCAGTGGGCAGTTGCAGGAGAACAACTATCTGGTTCAGTCGGGAAAACTGGAAATCCTGCCCATGGAGGCCCCGCTGACTCTCTTTGTCTGGAGCAAGCAGCGGACCATGCCGGTTCGAATCACCGAATTCAGTGTTACTGAGGAGGCCTTTGATGCCTCGCTCAACCCCATCCGGGCCAAGATCAGTCTGGGGCTGAGGGTCCTCAGCGTTGATGACCTGGGATTCAACCACAAAGGCGGTACCCTTTTTATGAATTATTTGAGCAATAAAGAGCAACTGGCCGGACGGGCACCGGGAGGCACACCCGGTGCAACCGGATTTTCAGGACTTTAAAACAAAGGAGGCACGATGACCGACCCCCGTGCGGCAATGATGCAAATGCTTCAGACCGGTGGACTGGCCCCTACCTACGTGGCGGCCAACAGCCGCTACGCCGGCATCGATATCGCAACCCTGGAGACGGCTGAAGGGAGAATCGTGCCCTACTTTCGGCGCCGCTTCTGTCCCCAGCCTAAAAACTTAGCCCTGCTCAACGAGCACCAGGTGGTCCAGGGTGACCGGCTGGATAATCTGGCAGCACAGTATATCGGTGATCCCGAGCAGTTCTGGCAGATCTGCGATGCCAACGGGGCCATGCGGCCGGAGGAACTGATCGAACAGACCGGCCGTCGTCTGCGGATCACCTTGCCCCAGGGCGTGCCCGGAGTCAATAATGTATAAAGGCGTACAGCTATCGCTGATGATCGGCCCATGTGTGCCGGTACCGGCGCCCCGGGAGGTCATTGATGCCTTGATCGGGCTTGAAGTCACCTCGGCGGCCGAAGGGCCCAGTGGTTTTCAACTGACCTTCAAGCTCAGTGCCCGCTCGCCCCTCCATACCCTCTTTCTGCTGTCCGCCGGAGCCCCCATCCCCATAATCCGGGTCATCATCCTGGCCACGGTGAACGGGACTGCCGAGGTGCTCATGGACGGGGTGATGACCCACCATTCGGTAAGCGGTGGCGGGACAACCGGCACCACCCTGACCGTTATAGGAGAGGACCTGTCCCGGGCCATGGACTATATTGATTTCAGCGGCTTCCCCTATCCCTGCATGCCGCCGGAAGCGCGGGTAGCTGCGATCATTGCCAAGTACGCCTTCCTTGGCATCATACCGGCGGTGATGCCAAGCGTCATGGTTGATATTCCAATCCCGATCAACCATATCCCCCAGCACCGGGGCACGGATCTGTGGTATATCCAGCGACTGGCCGAAAATGTAGGTTACACCTTTTATGTGGCCCCGGGGCCGAAACCGGGCTTAAGCGTTGCCTACTGGGGCCCGGTCTTCCGCCTGGGACGGTTTCAGCCCTCGTTAAACGTGGATATGGATGCTCATACCAATGTGGAGTCGCTCAACTTTGAATATGATACCGAATCCGCCACCCTGCCCTTTGTCTATCTCCAGGAGCCAACGACCAAGGCCCCAATCCCTGTTCCCATCCCGGATGTGTCGCCGCTGAATCCGCCCTTAGGGGCTATTGCACCGATTCCCAAAAAAATCGAGACCTACACCACCGGTACGGCCAAATACTCTCCTGTTCGCGCATTAATGGTAGGCATGGCCAAGAGAGCCAAGACCACCGAGGCAGTGACCGCCACCGGCTCATTACAGGTTGCCCGGTACGGCAGACTGTTGAAAGCGCGTCGTTTGGTGGCCGTACGCGGTGCCGGACTGGCCTTTGATGGTCTCTATTTTGTTAAAAAAGTTACCCACAAGATGAAACGCGGTGAATACACCCAGGATTTCGCCCTGGTCCGCAACGGCCTGGTTTCAACCATTCAAAAGGTTCCAGCATGAATAATGATAAAGAAACATATTACGGAAAGTATCGAGGGACGGTTGTCAACAACGAGGATCCCAAACGCCAGGGGCGTATCCAAGTGCTGGTACCCGATGTTTCGGGTATTGCCCTGTCCAATTGGGCCATGCCCTGTGTGCCCATTGGCGGACTGCAGTCAGGCATTTCCACCATTCCACCCATTGGCTCCGGGGTGTGGGTGGAGTTTGAACAGGGAGATCCGGACTATCCCATCTGGGTAGGCGGTTTCTGGGGCTCTGCCGCCGACCCGCCGGTTATGGCCCAGGCAGCGGCACCGGCAGTGCCCAATATTGTCCTCCAGAGCATCGGTCAAAACAGCGTTACTCTTTTTGGTGATCCGGCCCGGGGAGTGATGCTCAGCTGCGGCCCGGTGCCGCCGCCGGCCGGCCCCGGCATTATCCTGACCCAAGGCGCTGTGACCATCTCCAACGGCATTGCCAGTATTGAGCTGATCGGCAAAGGGGTGGTCATCAACAAAGGGGCGCTGGCCGTTGATTTCCCATAAAACCATAGCAGGAGATTTTGGTATGCCCGGTTATCTGTTGAACGTTTTTTCTCAAGTGCAATGCATGCATGGCGGTATAGCCACGCCCACGGTATCCAACCCACGGGTCCTGGTGAACGGACAACCCACGGTGCTGATGAGCACGCCATATCAGGTGGCAGGTTGTGCCATGCCCCCGCCTTCCGCAGGAAATGGGCCGTGTGTGACCGGCCAATGGACCTCGGGTACGGTACGGGTGACCTCGCTGGGACAACCGCTGCTGGTGCAGCCCGGGACATCAACCTGTGTCCCCACCGGAACGCCCCTGGTGGTGATGGCGACCCAGCCCCGCGTAAGCGCCATGTGAGGCAAAAATGAATGTTGATTATCCATTCAGTTTTGACAGCAGTGGGAAAACAGCTGCAAGCACGGACGATGATCACATCCGGAATTTAATTGAACAGGTGTTATTCACCTCTCCCGGTGAACGGATCAATCGCCCGGATTTCGGCTGCGGCCTGCTGCAACTGGTCTTTCAGCCCAACTGCCCGGAACTGGCTGCAGCTACGCAATTTACGGCGCAGGGTGCTTTGCAGCAATGGCTGGGGGATTTGATCCAGGTGGAAGCGGTGACGATTGACAGTGATGAGGCCACCTTGCAGGTGCAGGTACAGTACGTCATTCGCACCAGTCAGACGCGTAAGAGCGAGCTGTTCGAACGGAGTGTGGCATGAGCGCAACTTACTTTTGCTGTGATGAAGGCAGGCGCAGAGCGGTCCGGGAAACAAAAGGGCCGAATGGCCGGCCGCTGCTCAACGGCATCGACTATCTGGAGGTTTCTGAAACAGATCAACGGATGCTGCTTGTGCATTTTATCCATCCCCTGCCTGGGAACACTGAGGATGGTGCGCTGACCGTTGACAATGTCCAGGTAACAGGCGGGGTGCGTGTAACGGATATCCGGGTAGAGGATGTTGCCCCAACAGACAATATTTTGCAGGTGAAGGTGGACCGGCCCGGTGATTTCTCCCGGTACCGGCTGGCCCTGGTGGCAACGGCAGCCCAGGATGCGGAACCCCCAAACAACTTTGACCCGCGGCTGGCCGCCATTGAATTTTCCTTCAAGGTGAATTGCCCGAGTGACTTGGACTGCTGTGCCCAGAGCAGCTGCCCCACCCAAAAGGCAGCAGAGCCTGCCATCAACTACCTGGCAAAAGATTATGCCGGTTTCAGGCAGC
This window of the uncultured Desulfobacter sp. genome carries:
- a CDS encoding GPW/gp25 family protein, which encodes MNVDYPFSFDSSGKTAASTDDDHIRNLIEQVLFTSPGERINRPDFGCGLLQLVFQPNCPELAAATQFTAQGALQQWLGDLIQVEAVTIDSDEATLQVQVQYVIRTSQTRKSELFERSVA